A section of the Paenibacillus yonginensis genome encodes:
- the rlmN gene encoding 23S rRNA (adenine(2503)-C(2))-methyltransferase RlmN: MNKPTLYGFTLEQLSVWLEEHGHKRSRAIPVWEALYRERVTSFEAMTGANAAVVELLKEHFVLQTMEEHTRQESVDGTIKFLFKLQDGNLIETVLMRQKYGLSVCVTTQVGCNIGCSFCASGLLAKSRDLTSGEITEQIMKVQLHLDRAGKRERVSHVVVMGIGEPFDNFVHMGNFIRTIKDAKGLAIGPRSITVSTSGLAGKIKEFADSDLQVNLAISLHAPNNELRTRIMKINKAIPIEKVLEAMDYYCERSNRKVTLEYILLRDVNDRREHAAELAELIKDRKQQVTVNLIPYNPVDEHSQYQRSDRDTILAFYDELKKQNVNVSVRLEHGTDIDAACGQLRSKQIKGA; encoded by the coding sequence ACGGTCACAAGAGATCGAGAGCTATTCCGGTCTGGGAAGCCTTGTATCGCGAGCGCGTGACTTCTTTTGAAGCGATGACCGGCGCTAACGCTGCTGTTGTAGAGCTGCTGAAAGAACATTTCGTGCTGCAGACCATGGAAGAACACACCCGCCAGGAGTCGGTGGACGGTACGATCAAATTCCTGTTCAAGCTGCAGGACGGCAACCTGATTGAAACCGTTTTGATGCGGCAAAAATACGGCCTTTCCGTCTGCGTCACCACGCAGGTCGGCTGCAACATCGGCTGCAGCTTCTGCGCCAGCGGCCTGCTGGCCAAAAGCCGCGATCTGACCTCGGGTGAAATCACCGAGCAGATCATGAAGGTGCAGCTGCACCTGGACCGTGCCGGCAAGCGTGAACGGGTCAGCCATGTTGTGGTAATGGGCATCGGCGAGCCGTTTGACAACTTTGTCCATATGGGCAACTTTATCCGGACCATCAAAGACGCTAAAGGCCTCGCGATCGGGCCGAGAAGCATCACCGTATCCACAAGCGGCCTGGCCGGCAAAATCAAGGAATTCGCCGATTCCGACCTCCAGGTCAACCTGGCGATTTCGCTGCATGCGCCGAATAACGAGCTGCGGACGCGGATCATGAAGATCAACAAAGCGATACCGATCGAGAAAGTGCTCGAAGCGATGGATTACTACTGTGAGCGCAGCAACCGGAAGGTAACGCTGGAATACATTCTGCTGCGGGACGTCAACGACCGCCGCGAGCATGCGGCTGAGCTTGCAGAGCTCATCAAGGACCGGAAACAGCAGGTTACCGTTAACCTGATTCCGTACAACCCGGTGGATGAGCACAGCCAATACCAGCGCAGCGACCGGGATACGATTCTTGCGTTCTACGACGAACTGAAGAAACAAAACGTCAACGTCAGCGTCCGCCTTGAGCACGGCACCGATATTGATGCCGCGTGCGGACAGCTGCGGAGCAAGCAGATTAAAGGGGCGTAA
- a CDS encoding DUF6509 family protein, which yields MLNVKDYTAEYVKDPFGILTGKRYEFRINLEIPEDDDLYTVNGVYARVIVKDDNGEVRVVSYDLVERGTDKILEFDLEDDEEAELEQFCKEHLPEEE from the coding sequence ATGCTGAATGTTAAAGATTATACAGCGGAATATGTCAAAGATCCGTTTGGCATTTTGACCGGCAAAAGATATGAATTCCGAATCAATCTTGAGATTCCAGAGGACGACGACCTCTATACCGTGAACGGTGTATATGCCCGCGTTATCGTGAAAGACGATAACGGCGAAGTCCGGGTAGTGAGTTATGATCTGGTGGAGCGCGGTACGGACAAAATCCTGGAGTTTGATCTTGAGGATGATGAGGAAGCCGAGCTGGAGCAGTTCTGCAAGGAGCATCTGCCGGAAGAGGAGTAA